One segment of Chitinispirillum alkaliphilum DNA contains the following:
- a CDS encoding putative Co/Zn/Cd efflux system membrane fusion protein: MKTTNKLQNVSLKLWGRIASVARNRKARTFGVIFLVAVLAFRLGGSFSPKETEHAAHDHEHTHEQDENGLWTCSMHPQIVMEEPGQCPICHMDLIPMPSDGPGSGDESERSLTLSNSAIRLSRIVTAPVARRGGDITVRLTGRVVPDERRVEAISSRINGRIDRLVVNETGTAVRRGAALAVLYSPELMSLQQELISAASTVNRLGESASALVKNSAEANLRAAKEKLRLLGFSDTELDNILEKNRPSEHMTVRAAQSGTVLHRAVDQGDYVKEGTPLFHIADLSNVWLHLDAYEKDLPHIRLGQEVEFTLAAIPGETYNGTVSFIDPVINPSTRTANVRVEVRNTDQRLKPEMFLTARILPRDDVEISDETAPLVIPVTAPLLTGERAIVYVETGSDEVGSVYEGKEIVLGPRMGDNYIVKSGLEEGERVVVHGAFRIDSELQIRARPSMMNPEGGATGGAHAHHQTDMPAQDHIEHQEEETQVERITDVSAEFMQSLDPVYESYFALANNLDGDDPDGAVSSMADLEEKIGSVKGDYHEWNEIKDALNSVLVHREHFSGIEELRKAFSDISEQIIKLQRIYGHVSGDHYLAFCPMALDDQGAYWLQNQEEIKNPYFGASMLRCGEIEETFSE; this comes from the coding sequence ATGAAAACGACAAATAAATTACAGAATGTATCACTGAAATTATGGGGCCGGATTGCTTCTGTGGCCCGCAACAGGAAAGCAAGAACCTTTGGAGTTATTTTCCTGGTTGCAGTGCTTGCGTTTCGCCTTGGTGGTTCTTTTTCTCCCAAAGAAACGGAGCATGCCGCACACGATCATGAACATACACATGAACAGGATGAGAACGGGTTATGGACCTGCTCTATGCATCCACAGATCGTGATGGAAGAACCGGGACAGTGCCCGATCTGTCACATGGATTTAATACCTATGCCAAGCGATGGCCCTGGCTCGGGTGATGAAAGTGAAAGATCTCTGACCCTTTCAAATTCGGCCATACGGCTTTCCAGAATAGTTACTGCACCTGTGGCGCGTCGGGGTGGAGATATAACTGTAAGGCTGACCGGAAGGGTTGTTCCTGATGAGCGCAGGGTTGAAGCGATCAGCTCAAGAATCAACGGCAGAATAGACCGTCTGGTGGTTAATGAAACCGGTACGGCTGTAAGGCGGGGTGCTGCTCTGGCGGTACTTTACAGTCCTGAGCTGATGTCCTTGCAGCAGGAACTCATCAGTGCTGCATCAACGGTCAATCGTTTGGGAGAGAGCGCCAGTGCACTTGTAAAAAACAGTGCAGAAGCAAACCTGAGAGCGGCAAAAGAGAAGCTTAGGCTCTTGGGCTTTTCAGATACAGAGCTTGACAACATTCTTGAAAAGAACAGACCTTCCGAGCACATGACTGTTAGAGCAGCTCAATCGGGAACTGTGCTGCACAGGGCTGTGGATCAGGGAGATTATGTTAAAGAGGGAACACCGCTCTTTCACATTGCCGATCTCTCCAATGTGTGGCTGCATCTGGATGCCTATGAAAAAGATCTGCCGCATATAAGACTCGGACAGGAAGTTGAATTTACACTCGCGGCAATCCCGGGAGAAACGTACAACGGCACCGTTTCTTTCATCGATCCGGTCATAAACCCCTCGACCCGCACAGCAAATGTGCGTGTTGAAGTCCGCAACACAGATCAGAGGCTCAAACCGGAGATGTTTCTCACTGCCAGAATTCTTCCCCGTGATGATGTCGAAATTTCTGATGAAACTGCTCCGCTGGTTATTCCTGTGACTGCTCCTCTTCTCACCGGAGAAAGGGCAATAGTCTATGTCGAGACAGGGTCCGATGAGGTCGGTTCGGTCTATGAAGGAAAGGAAATCGTTCTGGGGCCAAGGATGGGAGATAACTATATAGTAAAAAGTGGTCTGGAGGAAGGTGAACGGGTTGTGGTTCACGGGGCATTCAGAATCGACAGTGAACTTCAGATAAGGGCCAGACCCAGTATGATGAACCCTGAAGGGGGAGCTACCGGTGGTGCCCATGCACATCACCAGACAGATATGCCTGCTCAGGATCACATCGAACACCAGGAAGAGGAAACGCAAGTCGAAAGAATTACAGATGTTTCGGCTGAATTTATGCAGAGTCTGGATCCGGTGTATGAGAGTTATTTCGCATTAGCAAACAACCTCGATGGTGATGATCCTGACGGTGCGGTCTCTTCAATGGCTGATCTTGAGGAAAAGATAGGCTCTGTTAAAGGTGACTACCATGAATGGAATGAGATAAAAGATGCTCTCAATTCGGTACTTGTGCATCGTGAGCACTTTTCTGGAATCGAAGAGCTTCGCAAGGCCTTTTCAGACATCTCAGAACAGATAATTAAGCTGCAGAGAATCTATGGTCATGTGTCAGGAGACCATTATCTTGCATTTTGTCCAATGGCACTGGATGATCAGGGAGCTTACTGGCTTCAGAACCAGGAAGAGATTAAAAATCCCTATTTCGGTGCTTCCATGCTCAGGTGTGGAGAGATCGAAGAGACGTTCAGCGAGTGA
- a CDS encoding Heavy metal RND efflux outer membrane protein, CzcC family encodes MSALKNGFRAVLPVMILTMALTLSPVYSENNKVAFSELPAGNSLGDYIQFALQNNPRISAADSDLESQRNQITIASSLPDPMAMSNFGIEGGYGIGVSQRIPFPTKILTERRAATQMLERQKARREQVRADIVSEVVEAYSKLYNAKRMYSILNDNLELLIFLEDNARIRYTVGGAPQSQLVRIQVEMARAEDALQSNRQKIDSYRQKLAAVLDLEDVSLISVDTESEYVSGISGSDEEIVARILSKNFTLQIMESELEVAETMVSLARQQYLPDLEVGTEYMGGGGMDGSWSVGVKMTLPVWVRRNRAEVQQASEVKESVRKIRDDMANQIRAEAVSTVNDLRDSQRKMKLYTDVLIPQATQVVQLTQTDYQTGSSGIMELIDSQRTLLQLEEQLIAEQLRVKKAESELIRLTGVDK; translated from the coding sequence ATGTCAGCACTTAAAAATGGATTCAGAGCTGTTTTGCCGGTAATGATCCTGACAATGGCTCTGACTCTTTCCCCGGTTTATTCGGAAAACAACAAGGTGGCGTTTTCTGAGTTGCCTGCCGGGAATTCACTTGGAGATTATATACAATTTGCGTTGCAGAATAATCCCAGAATATCTGCAGCAGACAGTGATCTGGAATCACAGCGAAACCAAATAACAATCGCCTCATCCCTTCCCGATCCAATGGCCATGAGCAATTTTGGAATTGAAGGTGGATATGGCATCGGTGTAAGTCAGAGGATTCCATTTCCCACCAAAATTTTGACTGAACGCAGGGCTGCTACTCAGATGTTGGAGCGCCAGAAGGCCAGACGTGAGCAAGTTCGCGCTGATATAGTCTCGGAGGTGGTCGAGGCCTATTCGAAGCTTTATAATGCCAAACGGATGTATTCCATACTGAATGACAATCTGGAGCTGCTGATATTTCTGGAAGACAACGCCAGGATCAGGTACACTGTTGGTGGTGCACCGCAAAGTCAACTGGTGCGGATTCAGGTTGAGATGGCGAGGGCTGAAGATGCTCTGCAGAGTAACAGACAAAAAATAGATTCCTACAGACAGAAACTTGCTGCGGTTCTTGACCTGGAAGATGTATCGTTGATCAGTGTGGATACAGAATCTGAATATGTGTCCGGAATTTCTGGCAGTGATGAAGAGATTGTCGCCAGGATTCTGTCGAAAAACTTTACACTTCAAATAATGGAAAGTGAACTGGAAGTTGCAGAAACCATGGTAAGCCTGGCCAGACAGCAGTATCTTCCTGACCTGGAAGTTGGCACCGAATATATGGGCGGTGGAGGAATGGATGGTTCCTGGAGTGTTGGGGTGAAAATGACTCTGCCGGTTTGGGTAAGAAGAAACCGGGCAGAGGTACAACAAGCTTCTGAGGTTAAGGAGTCTGTCCGTAAAATCAGAGACGATATGGCCAATCAGATACGTGCAGAAGCTGTTTCAACAGTCAATGATCTGAGAGATTCACAACGAAAAATGAAGTTATACACAGATGTACTTATACCTCAGGCTACTCAGGTTGTGCAGTTAACACAAACCGATTACCAAACAGGATCATCAGGGATAATGGAACTGATCGATTCCCAGCGCACACTGCTCCAGCTTGAGGAGCAACTTATCGCAGAGCAGCTCAGAGTGAAAAAAGCAGAATCAGAACTCATCCGCCTGACAGGAGTTGATAAATGA
- a CDS encoding O-acetylhomoserine sulfhydrylase: protein MGAGKDYRFETLALHAGQQTDETMSRGVPVYRTSSYLFKNTEHAANLFALKELGNIYTRLMNPTHDMLEQRVSQLEGGAASVALASGTSAIFNVIITLASAGDEIVSASNLYGGTYTMFDAILPQLGITTRFVNSQDPQSFKSAITDKTRAVFIETIGNPVLDFTDIEAVAKIAHENGLPLIVDGTFTTPYLLKAIDHGADIVVNSLTKWMGGHGSAIGGIITDSGKFNWGGGRHPLFTEPDKNYHGLRWAKDLPEPLAPIAFALRLRTVPLRNLGACISPDNAWIFMQGLETLHVRMDRHSSNAMKIAQFLQGHDSVSWVRYPGLEDDPAYSLSSKYLKSGFGGMVVFGIKGGYEAAVKLIDNIKLFSHLANVGDAKSLVLHPASTSHSQLTEEQQKAGGLTPDLIRLSVGLEHPDDLIEALKEVL, encoded by the coding sequence ATGGGGGCAGGAAAGGATTACCGTTTTGAGACACTGGCTCTTCATGCCGGGCAGCAGACTGATGAAACTATGTCAAGGGGTGTTCCGGTTTACAGGACCAGTTCTTATCTGTTCAAAAATACTGAGCATGCAGCAAATCTGTTTGCCCTTAAGGAGTTGGGGAACATATATACCAGGCTTATGAACCCCACCCACGATATGCTGGAGCAGCGGGTTAGTCAGCTTGAAGGCGGAGCCGCATCGGTAGCACTGGCATCAGGGACATCTGCGATTTTTAATGTCATTATTACCCTCGCTTCCGCAGGTGATGAGATTGTCTCCGCAAGCAACCTCTATGGTGGAACTTACACCATGTTTGATGCTATTCTTCCTCAGCTTGGTATCACTACCCGCTTTGTGAACTCACAGGATCCTCAAAGTTTCAAAAGTGCCATTACCGATAAGACAAGAGCGGTTTTTATTGAGACTATCGGAAACCCGGTTCTTGACTTTACAGACATTGAAGCTGTGGCGAAGATCGCTCACGAAAACGGGCTCCCCCTTATAGTGGACGGAACATTTACCACCCCTTACTTGTTGAAGGCAATCGATCACGGTGCCGATATTGTGGTCAACTCTCTCACCAAATGGATGGGTGGGCATGGGTCTGCAATCGGTGGGATCATAACTGACAGTGGTAAATTCAACTGGGGTGGAGGACGTCACCCGCTGTTTACAGAACCCGACAAAAACTACCATGGTTTGCGCTGGGCAAAAGATCTTCCGGAGCCACTTGCACCTATTGCGTTTGCACTGCGTTTAAGAACTGTACCGCTTCGTAACCTTGGTGCCTGTATTTCTCCCGATAATGCCTGGATATTTATGCAGGGGCTTGAAACACTGCACGTGCGTATGGACCGACACAGTTCAAATGCCATGAAAATAGCCCAATTTCTGCAGGGGCATGATTCTGTTTCGTGGGTGAGATATCCGGGTCTGGAGGATGATCCTGCATATTCACTGTCAAGTAAGTATCTTAAGAGTGGATTTGGAGGGATGGTTGTCTTTGGGATAAAGGGCGGATATGAAGCAGCGGTAAAACTGATAGATAACATCAAACTTTTTTCTCATCTGGCAAATGTGGGTGATGCAAAAAGTCTGGTACTTCATCCGGCAAGTACAAGTCATTCACAGCTCACAGAAGAGCAGCAGAAGGCAGGCGGACTTACTCCCGATCTGATACGTCTCTCTGTTGGTCTTGAGCATCCTGATGACCTTATAGAAGCGTTGAAAGAGGTGTTATAG
- a CDS encoding Cysteine synthase, whose translation MRVANNIGELIGNTPLVKIKKLNRGGAEIFAKLEMFNPLSSVKDRIGLAMIEDGERRGVIKEGSVLVEPTSGNTGIALAYISASKGYRLILTMPETMSIERRKLLKALGAELVLTEGPKGMKGAISKAEELVDSIPNAVMLQQFSNPANPSVHEKTTAEEIWNDTDGSVDIFIAGVGTGGTITGVSKVLKERNPSLKSIAVEPKGSPVLSGGSPGPHKIQGIGAGFIPDVFKSDMVDEIIEVDENDAASVSRALAKEEGVLVGVSSGAALWAALQVSLREENRGKKIVVVLPDSGERYLSTWLFDGDVK comes from the coding sequence ATGAGAGTAGCGAACAATATTGGGGAATTGATTGGGAACACTCCATTGGTTAAGATAAAAAAACTCAACAGGGGCGGTGCTGAAATATTTGCAAAGCTGGAAATGTTTAACCCTCTTTCAAGTGTTAAGGATCGTATCGGCCTGGCGATGATAGAGGATGGTGAAAGGCGTGGGGTTATAAAGGAGGGGTCTGTTCTTGTGGAGCCCACAAGTGGAAACACCGGTATTGCTCTTGCTTATATTTCGGCATCCAAAGGATACAGGCTTATACTGACCATGCCTGAAACTATGTCTATCGAAAGACGCAAGCTTTTGAAGGCGCTGGGTGCTGAGCTGGTGTTGACCGAAGGTCCTAAGGGTATGAAGGGTGCAATAAGTAAAGCAGAAGAGCTTGTGGATTCTATTCCAAATGCTGTTATGCTTCAGCAGTTCAGCAATCCGGCAAATCCTTCGGTTCACGAAAAAACCACAGCAGAGGAGATCTGGAACGATACGGATGGGAGTGTTGATATATTTATTGCCGGCGTTGGTACGGGGGGGACAATAACGGGTGTTTCAAAGGTGCTCAAGGAACGCAATCCATCTTTGAAGTCAATTGCGGTTGAGCCCAAAGGGTCTCCTGTGCTCTCTGGTGGTTCACCGGGGCCTCACAAAATCCAGGGCATAGGGGCAGGTTTCATCCCGGATGTTTTTAAGTCAGATATGGTAGATGAGATAATCGAAGTGGATGAAAATGATGCGGCATCTGTTTCCAGAGCTCTGGCCAAAGAGGAAGGCGTATTGGTAGGGGTATCATCGGGTGCTGCGCTTTGGGCCGCACTTCAGGTTTCTCTGCGGGAGGAGAACAGAGGGAAAAAAATTGTGGTTGTTTTACCCGATAGCGGTGAGAGGTACCTGAGTACATGGTTATTTGATGGAGATGTGAAATAA